From the Sinorhizobium garamanticum genome, one window contains:
- a CDS encoding oxidoreductase — protein sequence MNKANLGVALVTGASTGIGHATAKALQKAGFRVFGTSRRAVPERSDGITMLTCDVTDDASVAKLVEEVLAETGRIDLLVNNAGIGLLGGAEESSTAQAQALFDVNVFGVLRVTNAVLPTMRSQGKGRIINISSILGLIPSPYNALYASTKHAVEGYSESLDHELRTFGIRVALVEPGFTRTAFEENITKPDRSLAVYDAVRADMEVHLRKSVERGDDPEVVAETVVKAATAKAPRRRYTAGKLTGQVRLLRRFVPESAFDKSLRKQAGLPV from the coding sequence ATGAACAAAGCCAATCTTGGCGTCGCCCTGGTCACTGGGGCATCGACCGGCATCGGGCACGCGACGGCCAAAGCCCTGCAGAAGGCGGGTTTTCGCGTCTTCGGAACCAGCCGTCGCGCGGTCCCCGAAAGATCTGACGGTATCACTATGCTGACCTGTGACGTGACCGATGACGCATCCGTGGCGAAACTGGTGGAGGAGGTGCTAGCCGAGACAGGGCGCATCGACCTGCTCGTCAATAATGCCGGCATTGGGCTGCTCGGCGGCGCAGAGGAGTCCTCGACTGCCCAGGCTCAGGCACTGTTCGACGTGAACGTCTTCGGCGTTCTTCGCGTGACCAACGCGGTGTTGCCAACAATGCGGAGCCAAGGCAAGGGCAGGATCATCAATATAAGTTCCATCCTCGGGCTGATCCCGTCCCCCTACAATGCTCTCTATGCATCGACCAAGCATGCCGTCGAAGGCTACTCCGAATCGCTCGATCACGAACTGCGCACGTTCGGAATTCGGGTGGCGCTCGTCGAGCCCGGCTTTACCCGCACGGCGTTCGAGGAGAACATAACCAAGCCCGATCGTTCCCTTGCCGTCTATGATGCGGTGCGCGCCGACATGGAAGTGCATTTGCGGAAGAGCGTCGAAAGAGGCGACGACCCCGAGGTTGTGGCAGAGACGGTTGTCAAAGCGGCAACGGCCAAGGCGCCGAGAAGACGTTACACCGCGGGAAAACTGACCGGCCAAGTTCGCTTGCTGCGCCGTTTCGTCCCCGAATCCGCATTCGACAAGAGCTTGCGCAAACAGGCCGGGCTCCCGGTCTGA
- a CDS encoding glycoside hydrolase family 172 protein: MTLPFIPTSPLAGLPLVRPGVRSKRQSSYDVTGGNKDFKTVPAGETQVMADIDGAGCIKHMWITTRCYDPQYLRKLVLEMYWDDSSEPSVCAPLGDFFGVGHATGAHWWSLPMNTTFGDRRGPKGPFSPAMNSYWPMPFERGARVQIVNEADEPIQNLFYYIDYELYADGLPANMGRFHATWNRENPTTAIPTVQPYANPAPWDLGGENITGEDNYVALDIEGEGHYVGCILNIDNFNASNQEYTWPGEGDDMIFIDGETWPPSLHGTGTEDYFGCSWGFPAGQHSTPYHGISLGADVQEHFGKWSLYRFHIEDPVHFSKSIRVTFEHGHANDQSNDYSSVAYWYALKPTAAKTLPSVKDRLVRRWPEHGLWDR, from the coding sequence ATGACATTGCCGTTCATCCCCACGAGTCCGCTCGCGGGGCTCCCCCTCGTGCGCCCTGGCGTCCGCTCGAAGCGTCAATCGAGCTATGACGTGACCGGCGGCAACAAGGACTTCAAGACCGTCCCCGCCGGCGAGACGCAAGTGATGGCCGACATCGATGGAGCCGGCTGCATCAAGCACATGTGGATTACGACGCGCTGCTACGATCCGCAATATCTGCGCAAGCTAGTGCTCGAGATGTATTGGGACGACAGTTCGGAGCCGTCGGTGTGCGCGCCACTCGGCGACTTCTTCGGTGTCGGTCATGCAACGGGAGCACACTGGTGGTCTCTGCCGATGAACACCACCTTCGGCGATCGCCGCGGGCCGAAAGGGCCGTTCTCTCCGGCGATGAACAGCTACTGGCCGATGCCCTTCGAACGTGGAGCCAGGGTTCAGATCGTCAATGAAGCGGATGAGCCCATCCAGAATCTGTTCTACTATATCGACTACGAGCTTTACGCCGATGGGCTCCCCGCGAATATGGGGCGGTTCCACGCAACATGGAACCGGGAGAACCCGACGACCGCTATACCCACCGTGCAGCCCTACGCCAACCCGGCACCATGGGATCTCGGTGGAGAGAATATCACGGGCGAAGACAACTATGTCGCTCTCGATATCGAGGGCGAAGGCCACTACGTCGGCTGCATACTCAACATCGACAACTTCAATGCCTCCAACCAAGAATACACATGGCCTGGCGAAGGCGATGACATGATCTTCATCGACGGAGAAACATGGCCGCCGTCACTGCATGGCACCGGCACTGAGGACTATTTCGGTTGCTCCTGGGGGTTCCCGGCGGGACAGCACTCGACGCCCTATCACGGCATTTCACTCGGCGCGGACGTACAGGAGCATTTTGGCAAGTGGTCGCTCTACCGCTTCCACATCGAGGACCCGGTGCACTTTTCGAAGTCCATCCGGGTCACCTTCGAGCACGGCCACGCCAACGATCAATCGAACGACTATTCCTCGGTCGCCTACTGGTATGCGCTCAAGCCAACTGCCGCCAAGACTCTGCCGTCGGTCAAGGACCGGCTTGTCCGGCGCTGGCCCGAACATGGGCTGTGGGACAGATAG
- a CDS encoding ABC transporter ATP-binding protein, producing the protein MAEICLSNINKVYGDSFHAIRNLTFDIKDGEFLVFVGPSGCGKSTALRMIAGLESISGGELRIGDRLVNHVDPKDRDIAMVFQSYALYPHKTVRENIAFPLRMAKLPKPEIDRRVEEAARILELTPHLDRKPGRLSGGQRQRVAMGRAIVRKPAAFLMDEPLSNLDAKLRVQMRAEISRLQKELGVTTVYVTHDQIEAMTMGDRVAVLKGGVLQQIDTPKNLYDRPINAFVAAFIGSPSMTLYEASLSGEELRLGSQTIRLPDEVFAARPCLRSNGGRRVVVGIRPEDMDDASIAPASAEIQAAVTLVEGLGAETMVHLAIDAPWVDAGDPDAIAEIGQQRSAVGRFSPKTAVQIGDRARVALNASNLHFFDPETRTSIW; encoded by the coding sequence ATGGCCGAGATTTGCTTGAGCAACATCAACAAGGTCTATGGCGACAGCTTCCACGCGATCCGCAACCTGACATTCGACATCAAGGACGGCGAGTTCCTGGTTTTCGTAGGCCCTTCAGGCTGCGGCAAATCCACGGCACTCCGGATGATCGCCGGGCTCGAGAGCATTTCGGGCGGGGAACTGCGTATCGGCGACAGGCTTGTGAACCATGTAGACCCGAAGGACCGCGATATCGCCATGGTCTTCCAGTCCTACGCGCTCTATCCGCACAAGACCGTCCGGGAAAACATCGCCTTTCCTCTGCGCATGGCCAAGCTGCCGAAGCCGGAGATCGACCGCCGCGTCGAGGAGGCTGCGCGCATCCTGGAACTCACCCCCCATCTCGACCGGAAGCCCGGCAGGCTCTCCGGCGGCCAGCGGCAGCGCGTCGCGATGGGAAGAGCGATCGTCCGCAAGCCCGCGGCCTTTTTGATGGACGAGCCGCTTTCGAACCTCGATGCCAAACTCCGTGTGCAGATGCGGGCGGAGATTTCGCGCCTGCAAAAGGAGCTTGGCGTCACCACCGTCTACGTCACCCACGACCAGATCGAGGCAATGACCATGGGAGACCGCGTCGCCGTCCTGAAGGGCGGCGTGCTCCAGCAAATCGACACGCCGAAGAACCTCTATGACCGGCCCATCAACGCCTTCGTAGCCGCCTTCATCGGCTCGCCCTCGATGACCCTCTACGAGGCATCCCTGTCGGGAGAAGAGCTGCGACTAGGTTCGCAGACCATCAGGCTGCCCGATGAGGTGTTTGCGGCGCGCCCCTGCCTTCGGTCGAACGGTGGGCGAAGAGTAGTCGTCGGCATCCGCCCGGAAGACATGGATGACGCTTCGATCGCTCCGGCAAGCGCAGAGATCCAGGCGGCTGTCACACTCGTGGAGGGCCTCGGTGCTGAGACGATGGTTCATCTCGCGATCGACGCGCCCTGGGTGGACGCCGGCGATCCCGACGCCATCGCGGAGATCGGTCAGCAGCGCTCGGCAGTCGGCCGTTTCTCACCAAAAACAGCCGTTCAGATCGGCGACCGAGCCCGCGTCGCGCTGAACGCCTCAAACCTGCATTTCTTCGATCCCGAAACCCGCACCAGCATCTGGTGA
- a CDS encoding carbohydrate ABC transporter permease, whose translation MIERKKSDVGRTVINVFALLLVLSYAVPYVYLLMTALKPAADVQQIPPSFFPNRITLENFRTVLATPSLPAAFANSLMVAVLTTVLSLVLAVPAAYVATQYRRSFTTFFLLFALVTRMVPAVSLGVPLFTLLKSMGLLDTTLGLVLAHTSTAVPLALLLMSAFFEGLPKELEEAARMDGCTRFQAFVKIILPVMRSGIAVTALFSFIASWNEFLYALLLTSEKGKTAPIVIAEYNSVYGLAWGPMTAAAVLYSLPVILITLILQKQIIGGLTFGAVKG comes from the coding sequence ATGATTGAGCGCAAGAAGAGTGACGTCGGCCGGACGGTCATCAACGTCTTCGCTTTGCTGCTGGTGCTGTCCTATGCGGTTCCTTACGTCTATCTGCTGATGACGGCGCTCAAACCTGCCGCCGACGTGCAGCAGATTCCTCCATCGTTCTTCCCGAACCGCATCACGCTCGAAAACTTCAGGACGGTTCTTGCCACCCCGAGCCTGCCCGCCGCTTTTGCGAACTCGCTGATGGTGGCGGTGCTGACGACAGTCTTGTCGCTGGTTCTGGCCGTGCCCGCCGCCTACGTCGCGACACAGTATCGCCGGTCGTTCACGACGTTCTTCCTGCTGTTCGCGCTCGTGACCCGCATGGTGCCAGCCGTATCGCTCGGCGTGCCACTGTTCACCTTGCTCAAGTCGATGGGGCTTCTGGATACGACGCTGGGGCTCGTGCTCGCCCACACATCGACTGCCGTTCCCCTTGCATTGCTGCTGATGTCCGCCTTCTTCGAAGGCCTTCCAAAGGAGCTCGAAGAAGCGGCCCGAATGGACGGTTGCACGCGGTTTCAGGCTTTCGTGAAGATCATCCTTCCGGTGATGCGCAGCGGCATCGCGGTCACCGCCCTCTTCTCGTTCATCGCCAGTTGGAACGAGTTCCTCTACGCGCTTCTGCTGACTTCGGAAAAAGGCAAGACCGCCCCCATCGTCATCGCGGAATACAACTCCGTCTATGGGCTGGCCTGGGGGCCGATGACGGCGGCTGCAGTGCTCTATTCGCTGCCAGTCATCCTCATCACCCTCATTCTTCAGAAACAGATTATCGGCGGCCTGACCTTCGGCGCTGTCAAAGGCTAA
- a CDS encoding carbohydrate ABC transporter permease yields MTENRFVLAMLAPAAIFLGLLVAYPVALLVFNSFYKVELIAPDVRAWVGLQNYIEVLTSSRVRESALRTVQYTCFALLFEFVFGFCAALLFNAIAEGSRWHRTIFALPLMVPPIVAGLLWRFLLIGDIGILNYGLDSLGLVDNPDAIRWLSDEDVVIYAVSFADIWLTTSFVALVSYAGLTNIPRELLEAARIDGASALKRFWHVTLPMMRPVLAVVVIVRGVDAAKTFDLIWIQTQGGPRHQSEVISMNIYQRMVRYGDLGDASASATLFLLVMILLAVVAYWKIWRPAND; encoded by the coding sequence ATGACCGAAAACCGGTTTGTCCTCGCTATGCTTGCGCCGGCAGCAATCTTCTTGGGCTTGCTGGTCGCCTATCCCGTCGCTCTTCTGGTCTTCAATTCCTTCTACAAGGTCGAGCTCATCGCACCGGATGTTCGCGCGTGGGTCGGACTGCAGAATTACATCGAGGTTCTGACGTCATCGCGCGTCCGCGAGAGTGCACTGCGCACTGTGCAGTACACGTGCTTCGCGCTGCTGTTCGAGTTCGTCTTCGGCTTCTGCGCCGCATTGCTGTTCAACGCGATCGCCGAAGGCTCCCGCTGGCACCGCACCATTTTCGCCCTGCCGCTCATGGTTCCGCCGATCGTCGCCGGCCTTCTTTGGAGGTTCCTACTGATCGGCGATATCGGCATCCTCAACTACGGACTGGATAGCCTCGGCCTGGTCGACAATCCCGACGCCATCCGCTGGCTCTCCGACGAGGACGTCGTCATCTACGCGGTTTCCTTCGCAGACATCTGGCTGACGACCTCATTCGTCGCGCTCGTCAGCTATGCGGGTCTGACCAATATTCCCCGCGAACTGCTCGAGGCTGCCCGGATCGACGGGGCAAGTGCCTTGAAGAGGTTTTGGCACGTCACATTGCCGATGATGCGCCCGGTCCTCGCGGTTGTCGTGATCGTCCGGGGCGTCGACGCCGCCAAGACGTTCGACCTCATCTGGATCCAGACACAGGGCGGCCCGCGCCATCAGTCCGAAGTCATTTCCATGAACATCTACCAGAGGATGGTGCGCTACGGTGACCTCGGCGACGCATCCGCTTCCGCAACGCTCTTCCTCCTCGTCATGATCCTTCTCGCCGTCGTCGCCTACTGGAAGATCTGGAGGCCCGCCAATGATTGA
- a CDS encoding ABC transporter substrate-binding protein, whose product MKRLLATSAIALVISAAAAQAETLNILVEGGGEMLQKAVAAQFTKETGIEVKFTVVPYQGVYDKLSAEIASGQSNFDVASIDVVWNAKFAPHLESLDDLFTPEFAAYFSPALLADAKLGGHYVGVPAWANAEVVFYRKDLFENANEKAAFKAKYGYELAPPANWQQWRDIAKFFTRDTDGDGKTDFWGTDTIGAYSEEWMAHVLQAGSPSVVLDAKNNVIVDDAAHKEALEFYVAPLCQDKSVPENVTEIGWGEAQNLFYQGKTAMMKFWAHAYRMTPADSKVNGKVGVVPMIAGKAGIAGIPGTWYNVIPSTAANKDAAKKFIAYAVKHNAMGIEAPLGLAATNSAYQSYAGKPGYEHFEPLLRTLAADATRGRPMHEHYQEIVDEAVLPAVQKALSCEDDIGEVLSEARETIEDILN is encoded by the coding sequence ATGAAAAGATTGCTTGCAACAAGCGCGATCGCATTGGTGATTTCAGCCGCCGCCGCGCAGGCCGAGACTCTGAACATTCTCGTCGAGGGCGGTGGCGAAATGCTGCAGAAGGCCGTCGCCGCACAGTTCACCAAAGAGACAGGCATCGAGGTCAAATTCACCGTCGTCCCCTACCAAGGCGTCTACGACAAACTCTCGGCCGAGATCGCTTCGGGGCAGTCGAATTTCGATGTCGCCTCGATCGATGTCGTCTGGAATGCCAAGTTTGCGCCGCACCTGGAAAGCCTCGACGATCTTTTCACGCCCGAGTTTGCGGCATACTTTTCCCCGGCGCTTTTGGCAGACGCGAAGCTTGGCGGGCACTATGTCGGCGTGCCGGCCTGGGCCAACGCAGAGGTCGTGTTCTACCGCAAGGACCTGTTCGAGAACGCGAACGAAAAGGCCGCCTTCAAGGCCAAATACGGCTATGAGCTTGCCCCGCCGGCGAATTGGCAGCAATGGCGGGATATTGCCAAGTTCTTCACGCGAGACACCGACGGCGACGGCAAAACCGACTTCTGGGGCACCGACACGATCGGCGCCTATTCCGAAGAATGGATGGCGCATGTGTTGCAAGCAGGCTCGCCCAGCGTGGTCCTCGATGCCAAAAACAATGTGATCGTCGACGACGCCGCTCACAAGGAGGCGCTCGAGTTCTATGTCGCTCCGCTCTGCCAGGACAAATCCGTTCCGGAAAACGTCACCGAGATCGGCTGGGGCGAGGCCCAGAACCTCTTCTATCAGGGCAAAACCGCCATGATGAAGTTCTGGGCGCATGCCTACAGGATGACGCCGGCGGACTCCAAGGTTAACGGCAAGGTCGGTGTTGTTCCGATGATCGCCGGAAAAGCGGGAATCGCCGGCATTCCCGGCACCTGGTACAACGTCATTCCGTCGACTGCCGCCAACAAGGACGCCGCGAAGAAGTTTATCGCCTACGCGGTCAAGCACAATGCGATGGGCATAGAAGCTCCGCTCGGTCTAGCGGCGACGAACTCTGCCTATCAGAGTTACGCCGGCAAGCCGGGGTATGAACACTTCGAGCCGCTCCTGAGGACCTTGGCGGCAGACGCAACACGTGGCCGTCCGATGCACGAGCACTACCAGGAAATCGTCGACGAGGCGGTCCTTCCCGCCGTGCAGAAGGCTCTGTCTTGCGAAGATGACATCGGTGAGGTCCTTTCCGAAGCTAGGGAAACGATCGAGGACATCTTGAACTAA
- a CDS encoding LacI family DNA-binding transcriptional regulator, producing the protein MVSIKDVARLAGVSDKTVSRVVNKEPNVHADTLQRVEAAIASLGYVPNMAARLIRSNRSRTFGIITDFISTTPYSGDIVRGIQDWANANGRTVFLANTNGSHERERETWRTFQSHRIEGVLFVTMYHRVIDPEPDDVQIPTVLVNCRPGSKKSNVSIEPDDFQGSRDLTRHLLGRGHRRIGYIRLNPRLLGAELRYEAFRETVRDAGLCERDIDVRLGMDGEIGEENNYVFAAAREILTQPKRPTAIVCGNDEMALQVYIAALGLGLNIPNDVSIVGFDDFRTVSHALKPELTTAALPYYDLGYCGAERLERLLEGEDLEPKHAMLPCRLIERGSVGAV; encoded by the coding sequence ATGGTCAGTATCAAGGACGTCGCTCGACTGGCCGGCGTCTCCGACAAGACGGTTTCGCGCGTGGTCAACAAAGAACCAAATGTCCACGCAGACACACTTCAGAGAGTCGAGGCGGCAATCGCCTCGTTGGGCTACGTTCCGAATATGGCCGCGCGCCTCATTCGCTCGAACCGATCCCGCACGTTCGGCATCATAACCGATTTCATCTCAACAACCCCGTATTCAGGCGACATCGTGCGCGGAATACAGGATTGGGCCAATGCGAATGGTCGCACCGTCTTCTTGGCCAATACCAACGGCAGCCATGAGCGGGAGCGGGAGACATGGAGGACCTTCCAGTCACATCGCATCGAAGGTGTGCTCTTTGTGACGATGTACCATCGCGTCATCGATCCCGAGCCTGATGACGTTCAGATTCCGACCGTATTGGTGAACTGCCGCCCTGGATCGAAGAAGTCCAACGTTTCGATCGAACCGGACGATTTTCAAGGCTCCCGCGACCTGACGCGGCATTTGCTCGGACGGGGACATCGGCGCATCGGCTATATCCGCCTCAACCCCCGTCTGCTCGGAGCAGAGCTCCGATACGAGGCATTCCGCGAGACCGTTCGAGATGCCGGACTGTGCGAAAGGGATATAGATGTCCGGTTGGGAATGGACGGCGAAATCGGCGAGGAGAACAACTATGTCTTCGCCGCTGCGCGGGAGATCCTGACGCAGCCAAAACGGCCGACGGCAATCGTGTGCGGAAACGACGAGATGGCCCTGCAGGTCTATATCGCGGCCCTTGGCCTGGGATTGAACATCCCAAACGATGTCAGCATCGTCGGCTTCGACGATTTCCGGACGGTATCGCATGCGTTGAAGCCCGAACTCACCACCGCCGCCTTGCCCTACTACGACCTGGGCTATTGCGGAGCCGAGCGGCTCGAGCGGCTGCTCGAGGGCGAAGACCTCGAACCAAAACACGCCATGCTGCCTTGTCGCCTCATCGAGCGAGGCTCGGTCGGTGCGGTTTGA
- a CDS encoding protein-L-isoaspartate(D-aspartate) O-methyltransferase — MKRMKEEHLAVLRRHMVEVIEIYADLESEELGKAALDERVMAAMLRVPRHLFVPAAAAPFAYQDMPLPIGFDKTVSQPFMVALMADLLAPQPHEVVLEIGTGLGYQTAILAELAAHVWSVEIIEEFASHAEALLHGLGISNVGVRVGDGSRGWPEHAPFDKILVTAAAEEAPPALLEQLKPMGRLVLPMGSEEQVLTVIDKDSAGKLEARPLIPVRFSRLEAV, encoded by the coding sequence ATGAAGCGAATGAAGGAAGAGCACCTCGCGGTTCTGCGCAGGCACATGGTCGAGGTGATTGAAATCTATGCTGACCTTGAAAGCGAAGAGCTGGGCAAGGCGGCGCTCGATGAACGGGTTATGGCAGCGATGCTGAGGGTGCCCCGGCACCTCTTCGTGCCCGCTGCGGCTGCGCCCTTTGCCTATCAGGACATGCCACTGCCGATCGGCTTCGATAAAACGGTGTCGCAGCCCTTCATGGTCGCCCTCATGGCCGATCTCCTTGCTCCCCAACCGCATGAGGTAGTGCTCGAGATCGGCACCGGCTTGGGATACCAAACCGCAATCCTCGCAGAGCTCGCCGCGCACGTTTGGAGCGTCGAAATCATCGAGGAATTTGCAAGCCATGCCGAGGCTCTCCTGCACGGCCTCGGCATTTCAAATGTCGGCGTTCGTGTCGGCGACGGATCGCGCGGCTGGCCTGAGCACGCCCCATTCGACAAGATCCTGGTCACGGCGGCGGCTGAGGAAGCGCCTCCGGCTTTGCTTGAGCAGCTCAAGCCAATGGGCCGTCTGGTTCTTCCTATGGGATCTGAAGAACAGGTGCTGACCGTCATCGACAAGGATTCGGCGGGAAAGCTCGAGGCGCGGCCACTCATCCCGGTTCGATTCAGCCGGCTCGAGGCGGTCTAA
- a CDS encoding apoptosis inducing factor family protein, producing MAGNHSDPTGPDLALGIALADLPDGGKLVGHRDGEPVLLVRRGAEIFAIAAACSHYGGPLVDGLVADNSVRCPWHHACFDLRTGEALRAPALSPLACWSVEQRGERIFVGEKRKKPSPAPRESDAGVSPERIVIVGGGAAGFAAAERLRREQYQGAIVMISDDEALPVDRPNLSKDYLAGKAPEDWIPLRKEGFYAKNGIDLRLGTKVTGIDVRASEAVLADGARVTFDKLLLATGAEPVRLTIPGAGEPHVHTLRSLADSRRIIAQSGAARHAVVLGASFIGLEVAASLRTRGVEVHVVAPEARPMERVMGPQMGDFIRALHEENGVVFHLGDTAASIGANEVLLSSGTALAADMVVAGIGVRPRVDLAEGAGIATDRGVLVDAYLETSVPGIYAAGDIVRWPDPHSGENIRVEHWVVAQRQGAAAALNMLGRRKKFTDVPFFWSQHYDIPINYVGHAQGWDAIEIEGDIAARDCLLRFKRGGRVLAVATIFRDTESLEAELAMEQSEA from the coding sequence ATGGCAGGTAACCATTCAGACCCGACCGGACCCGATCTTGCCCTCGGCATTGCGCTCGCCGATCTTCCTGACGGCGGCAAGCTGGTCGGCCATCGCGACGGCGAGCCCGTGCTTCTGGTGCGCCGCGGAGCAGAGATCTTCGCCATTGCTGCCGCCTGCTCGCACTATGGCGGACCGCTGGTCGACGGCCTCGTTGCCGATAACAGCGTCCGCTGCCCCTGGCATCACGCCTGCTTCGACTTGCGCACCGGCGAGGCTCTGCGCGCGCCTGCCCTGTCGCCGCTCGCTTGCTGGTCGGTCGAGCAGCGCGGCGAAAGGATTTTCGTTGGCGAGAAGCGCAAGAAGCCGTCTCCGGCCCCGCGCGAAAGCGATGCCGGGGTGTCTCCGGAACGGATCGTCATCGTCGGCGGTGGCGCGGCCGGTTTTGCCGCAGCCGAGAGACTGCGGCGTGAACAATATCAGGGTGCCATCGTCATGATCAGCGACGACGAGGCACTGCCCGTCGACCGCCCCAACCTTTCGAAGGACTATCTCGCGGGCAAGGCTCCTGAAGACTGGATCCCGCTGCGCAAGGAAGGCTTTTATGCCAAGAACGGCATCGATCTGCGCCTCGGAACCAAGGTTACCGGCATCGATGTTCGTGCCAGCGAGGCCGTACTCGCCGATGGGGCACGGGTCACCTTCGACAAATTGCTGCTGGCGACCGGCGCCGAACCGGTGCGCCTGACCATACCCGGTGCCGGCGAGCCTCACGTCCACACACTGCGCTCTCTTGCCGACAGCCGGAGGATCATCGCGCAAAGCGGCGCGGCGCGGCACGCTGTCGTGCTCGGCGCCAGCTTCATCGGCCTCGAGGTTGCCGCCTCCCTTCGGACCCGCGGCGTTGAGGTGCATGTAGTGGCGCCCGAAGCCCGGCCGATGGAACGGGTGATGGGCCCGCAGATGGGCGACTTCATCCGCGCCCTGCATGAGGAAAATGGCGTCGTCTTCCACCTTGGGGATACCGCGGCGAGCATCGGCGCGAACGAGGTCCTGCTGAGCAGCGGCACTGCCCTCGCCGCAGACATGGTCGTTGCCGGCATCGGCGTGCGGCCGCGGGTCGATCTCGCCGAGGGCGCCGGTATCGCCACCGATCGGGGCGTCCTGGTCGATGCCTATCTTGAGACCAGCGTGCCGGGAATATATGCGGCCGGCGATATCGTGCGGTGGCCCGACCCTCACAGCGGCGAGAACATCCGGGTGGAGCACTGGGTGGTGGCGCAGCGGCAGGGTGCTGCCGCTGCGCTCAACATGCTCGGACGCCGAAAGAAGTTCACGGATGTGCCGTTCTTCTGGAGCCAGCATTACGACATTCCGATTAACTATGTCGGCCATGCCCAGGGATGGGACGCGATCGAGATCGAGGGCGACATTGCGGCCAGGGACTGCCTCCTGCGCTTCAAACGCGGCGGACGCGTTCTGGCGGTTGCCACGATCTTCCGCGATACCGAAAGCCTTGAGGCAGAACTGGCGATGGAGCAGAGCGAGGCCTAG
- a CDS encoding glycerophosphodiester phosphodiesterase, giving the protein MTAFDVSNRTSTTPMAVEGPYGPIRLKWHKLRTQFAEAPFKRSNLALGWRLGASLEIDILATADGRLAVLHDPTLGPSTTGSGRAPRMPIASMGGLFHRDADGAPDPDAPVLSLAELVAPLRRLPRAPSANLQLDLKLLEGHTLPDSAVADAAAAVAGLADAIVIGSHHLGEARRLVAAIPGARLGYDPMLAVSRQPALRDPERLLRHMERHSTGVSLAYLRFDAIVAAESQGFPLVQRLLDLGIETDAWTVNPGPAISDAILRTLVEAKVRQITTDAPREIFRLIRSC; this is encoded by the coding sequence GTGACAGCCTTTGATGTGAGTAACCGGACATCGACCACGCCGATGGCAGTCGAGGGACCGTATGGGCCTATCCGACTCAAGTGGCACAAGCTGCGCACCCAGTTCGCCGAGGCGCCCTTCAAGCGTTCCAATCTCGCCCTCGGCTGGCGGCTCGGCGCGAGCCTCGAGATCGACATACTCGCCACCGCCGATGGCCGCTTGGCCGTCCTCCACGATCCGACGCTCGGCCCTTCGACGACCGGGAGCGGCCGCGCTCCGCGCATGCCGATCGCATCGATGGGAGGGCTTTTCCACCGCGATGCCGACGGCGCTCCCGACCCCGATGCGCCGGTGCTATCGCTCGCCGAACTGGTGGCTCCGTTGCGAAGGCTGCCGAGAGCGCCGTCGGCCAACCTTCAACTCGACCTCAAGCTGCTCGAGGGACACACGCTTCCGGATTCGGCGGTCGCGGATGCGGCGGCCGCTGTCGCCGGGCTGGCGGATGCCATCGTCATCGGATCGCATCATCTGGGTGAGGCACGCCGTCTCGTCGCCGCCATTCCGGGAGCCCGGCTCGGCTACGACCCGATGTTGGCGGTGTCCCGCCAACCAGCTCTCCGTGATCCGGAGCGGCTCCTGCGCCACATGGAACGGCACAGCACTGGCGTATCCCTTGCCTATCTCCGGTTCGACGCCATTGTCGCCGCGGAAAGCCAAGGCTTCCCGCTCGTTCAGCGCCTGTTGGACCTCGGGATCGAGACCGACGCCTGGACGGTCAATCCCGGCCCTGCAATCAGCGACGCCATCCTGCGCACGCTCGTGGAGGCGAAAGTGCGCCAGATCACGACGGATGCTCCGAGGGAAATCTTCCGACTGATACGGTCGTGTTGA